In the Ricinus communis isolate WT05 ecotype wild-type chromosome 3, ASM1957865v1, whole genome shotgun sequence genome, TTTATGCTATCTTTGATTGTTTATACGCTTtcagaataagaaaaatgcaGATAAAAGTACAGATTTAATGACCTGACAGGGCATTTCCAAATGGACTGTGTAGTACTAAGAAATATTGAAATCAAAGTCAGCACAATACTGGAGTCGTTCTGCAAGACAGTAAGATTTAGTTTGGAGTTTGAACTTTGCACAGCTGATAGATTGTagtatttgaatttgaatttgaacaCCAACCGGAGCCGATTAATCAAAGAAGGTAGATTTCAGTGTCGAGTTTGAACTCTAAGCCAACCGATTAACAAAGAAGGTAAATTTTAGTATTGAGTTTGAACTAGCAGTTTGCCCTGTCAAGAGACAAAGAATATTGAAGAAAGATACTATTCTGCACGAGAATTCAATGAAAATTTTCACACTATTCATGCCACTTGAATCCCTGCTTTCaggaaaaattatatataaatttcttagttgatactatatttaattacttttttagttatcattaattaataaaaattcttttgagAATATTacctaataataatttaaaaagccATATCTCCATGCTTCCACTTTTCTGGAAGCTTTACAGGTACattcaaagaaattttctCCCTCTTAAAATTTACTATAAagtcttaaataaattataaaaaaactatatctACATTTCCTAACtccatatcttcttttgaagGAAGTTTTATCTAGTTGaatgagaatttttctggagAATTCAAAATATTCACTGTAAAAATAGCTGTTTTTCTTTGACACTGCCTGGTTCAGTTAATAGTTCAGTTCATGTAAAAATCCATTAATAACAATAGCCTCTCAAGCACATACAAAAACCTCATAAGTTTATTAGTTGAGGTGGTATAAGATCAACCTCTAGTTTATAATTCTGCAAAACCAACACTAAACATTATTCTCACTCCTATCACGCCCGACCGCTGCTATTTCACTCAACTGAGAACTCAAACAACATAGTGTGCTTGTATGTCTCACCAGGTCGAACGACAACTGATGGGAAGTTCGGTTGGTTTATGGCATTTGGAAATCCTTGCGTCTCCAAACACAGCCCCGAATGCTTTCCATAAACAGCGCCTCCCTTTCCGACTACTCCATTCACGTAGTTTGCAGTATAAAACTGCATCCCGGGAGCATTGGTCCACAAGTTAAGGACCCTCGAGCTTGATGGATCCTTGAGTTTTGCAGCACGTTTCAATCCTGATTTCTCTTCTCCGCAGTCGAGCACGTAGTTGTGATCATACCCTAAACCAACTTCACGGATTGAAGCACCGACCTTCTTTTCAGTGGTGAAATCAAAAGGAGTGCCTTTAACTGGCATGATGTCACCAGTTGGTACAGTATTCTGATCTACAGGTGTAACTTGAGATCCCCATATTTGAATTGCATGGTCAAGTATACTCCCTGAGTTGTGACCAGCTAAGTTCCAGTAGGTATGCTGAGCTAAGTTGACTGGAGTAGCTTTGTCCTTGGGTACTGCTTCCATATCAAGTCTCATTGTGGTGCTTGAAGCAAGAGAATAAGTTGCAGTTACAGAAAGATCTCCAGGGTAACCTATTTATCAGAAGaaacgaaaaaaaaaagaaacaaaataagagAGAGACTAAGCCGGAGAGATAAAGAAGTCAAGTAGATGGGGGAGGGGAATACCTTCCTCTCCATCATGACTATGGTACTTGAAAGTAATTGATGGATTTTCGCCTTTCTTATAATCTGCTACCTCCCAGATCATCTTATCAAAACCCTTGAGCCCACCTAAACATGACATAAAGATTGTCAAATTTACATGCAAGAAGCGTCTGCAAATAGGTATTTAATCTGGAACCGATCAACATCATGGCAAAATTATCTATTGTCAccccaataaaaacaaaaaaattggAAACTAGAACTAGAAATGTACTAGTCACTGTAAAATTTTAAGTCACAATGCTCTAAAAGAGCATTTTCATCCTCTAATCAATCCTTGTCAAGTGTACCCATTCCAAATTTCATTCGAATCAAATGATCCGCAGCTGCCACAGTGACAATGGAGAAACCAATTACTACACAGCAATTTCGTGAATGGAGAAATCTTATATGTTAATGCTAAAAATGGTCCTCCTGTCAAATTCTCCAACAAATCCTAAGCCTGAACCTACAATAACAAGTGATGTGTAAAGAATTGATCTTCCTTTCAACAAATGGCATTTTCCAAATGTAATAGTCTTGACCAgcttaaaagaataaattaaatgaaaatacaaACTTTAAGACTATAACATCACTTCTACACCATTACCATTCACTTCCTTCTCTGCCATCATTGTTTCCATTACAATTAATACTAGTACCATGTCCACAGCCGTAACTCAAAACCTACTAGGACCATG is a window encoding:
- the LOC8283116 gene encoding galactose mutarotase, whose translation is MADHTQMTPQLFELNNGTMLVKITNLGCTITSLTLPDKNGNLADVVLGFDSLEPYLKGVAPYFGSIVGRVANRIKDGKFTLDGVDYTLPLNRPPNSLHGGLKGFDKMIWEVADYKKGENPSITFKYHSHDGEEGYPGDLSVTATYSLASSTTMRLDMEAVPKDKATPVNLAQHTYWNLAGHNSGSILDHAIQIWGSQVTPVDQNTVPTGDIMPVKGTPFDFTTEKKVGASIREVGLGYDHNYVLDCGEEKSGLKRAAKLKDPSSSRVLNLWTNAPGMQFYTANYVNGVVGKGGAVYGKHSGLCLETQGFPNAINQPNFPSVVVRPGETYKHTMLFEFSVE